The following coding sequences lie in one Alosa alosa isolate M-15738 ecotype Scorff River chromosome 21, AALO_Geno_1.1, whole genome shotgun sequence genomic window:
- the rlim gene encoding E3 ubiquitin-protein ligase RLIM — MEGSDNAEQGGSDQSDSQRRRQLARLDREEAFYQFVNNLSEEDYRLMRDNNLLGNPGEITEEELLTRLQQAKDGGQRAATGAGASPSPSASPSANAGANATANTSGSEARRPEASGDLEGPEDPSNGDTLLDWLNTVRRTGNTTRSGHRGNQSWRAVSRTNPSSGDFRFSLEININRNLAEQQTQTEAAEQAAGGAAAPEGPSAAVAAAVAAASGAEAEPGAGAEPGAGAEPLAEAEPGAVAEPLAEAESGAEAEPEAVAEVESEAPPEAMELEEEPVVEELAVIVEPEPELSPPVTRPASPQPIQVPESVPLPIPIPVPVPIPITIPSPHLQAAAVAAAMASEPPQTRRGVVRPRSRSPEQRRTRACTRSRSPLSLDRMDGLPPAPPIPEPPLPPPPPPPHMEGSSRTRQHIPSRHITVETTDHHHHHHHHHHHQAPLAPPTSITHAPDAPPAPAQEEEPAGGEAGAGRRPPTIMLDLQVRRVRPGEYRQRDSIANRTRSRSQPASNNSSSSSSSSSSSSSSSSSGASSGTGSGSGAGGTGGAAGNNTFLYETEQGGFRRTFSRSERAGVRTYVSTIRIPIRRISDAGLGEATSVALQSMIRHIMTGFGELSYFMDSDSDSSDSPRASGPTTPSDGTTASVAGAAAAAAAVAAATGASQAQAGGSQAEERDREGDDADSPAAGVGGVAPDGRGRARAPISLEETGSLPFLRLAHFFMLNDEDEEQPRGLTKEQIDNLSTRNFGESDALKTCSVCITEYAQGHKLRKLPCSHEYHVHCIDRWLSENSTCPICRRAVLATTNRESVV, encoded by the exons ATGGAGGGCTCGGACAATGCAGAACAAGGTGGCAGCGATCAGTCGGATTCCCAACGGAGACGTCAGCTGGCCCGCCTGGACAGGGAGGAGGCCTTCTATCAGTTTGTCAACAACCTCAGTGAAGAGGACTACCGATTAATGAGGGACAACAACCTTCTGGGCAACCCCG GTGAGATCACAGAGGAGGAGCTGCTGACCCGCCTGCAGCAGGCGAAGGATGGTGGGCAGCGTGCGGCCACAGGCGCTGGcgccagccccagccccagcgcCAGCCCCAGTGCCAACGCAGGTGCCAACGCAACTGCCAACACAAGTGGCAGTGAAGCACGCAGGCCTGAGGCCTCTG GAGACCTTGAGGGCCCTGAGGATCCCTCTAACGGTGATACCCTCCTGGATTGGCTCAACACTGTGCGTCGCACGGGCAACACCACGCGCAGCGGTCACCGCGGCAACCAGTCCTGGCGTGCGGTGAGCCGCACCAACCCGAGCAGCGGGGACTTCCGCTTCAGCCTTGAGATCAACATCAACCGAAACCTGGCGGAGCAGCAGACGCAGACAGAGGCGGCAGAGCAGGCCGCAGGTGGTGCGGCAGCACCGGAGGGGCCCAGTGCTGCCGTCGCTGCCGCCGTCGCCGCCGCCAGTGGAGCAGAGGCCGAGCCAGGAGCAGGCGCCGAGCCAGGAGCAGGGGCCGAGCCTTTAGCAGAGGCCGAGCCAGGAGCAGTCGCCGAGCCTTTAGCAGAGGCCGAGTCTGGAGCAGAGGCAGAGCCTGAAGCTGTGGCCGAGGTAGAGTCTGAGGCCCCTCCTGAGGCCATGGAGCTAGAGGAAGAGCCGGTTGTGGAGGAACTGGCGGTGATCGTGGAGCCGGAGCCGGAGCTCTCGCCACCCGTGACCCGACCTGCCAGCCCGCAGCCCATCCAGGTGCCGGAGTCGGTGCCCTTGCCGATCCCAATTCCGGTTCCCGTGCCGATCCCCATCACCATCCCTTCTCCGCACTTGCAGGCGGCAGCCGTGGCGGCGGCGATGGCGTCGGAGCCCCCCCAGACGCGCCGGGGCGTGGTGCGCCCCCGCAGCCGGAGCCCTGAGCAGCGTCGCACCCGCGCCTGCACCCGCAGCCGCTCCCCGCTCAGCCTGGACCGCATGGACGGCCTTCCCCCCGCACCGCCCATCCCCGAGCCCCCTCTgcccccgcccccacccccgCCCCACATGGAGGGCAGCTCACGCACTCGCCAGCACATCCCCTCCCGCCACATCACGGTGGAGACGacggaccaccaccaccaccaccaccatcaccaccaccaccaggcaCCCCTGGCTCCCCCGACCTCAATCACTCATGCCCCCGATGCCCCCCCGGCTCCTGCCCAGGAGGAGGAGCCAGCGGGTGGGGAGGCCGGCGCCGGACGCAGGCCCCCCACCATCATGCTGGACCTACAGGTGCGTCGGGTCCGGCCTGGCGAGTACCGCCAGAGAGACAGCATTGCTAACCGCACCCGCTCACGCTCCCAGCCCgctagcaacaacagcagcagcagcagcagtagtagcagcagcagcagtagtagtagcagcagtggAGCCAGTAGTGGAACAGGAAGTGGTAGTGGGGCAGGCGGCACCGGTGGTGCCGCGGGCAACAACACCTTCCTGTATGAGACGGAGCAGGGTGGCTTCCGTCGGACATTCTCCCGGTCAGAACGGGCCGGCGTGCGTACCTATGTGAGCACGATCCGCATCCCCATCCGACGCATTTCTGACGCGGGGCTTGGCGAGGCCACCTCCGTGGCCTTGCAGTCGATGATCCGCCACATCATGACGGGCTTCGGCGAGCTAAGCTACTTCATGGACTCCGACTCGGACTCGTCCGACTCGCCCCGGGCCAGCGGGCCCACTACGCCCTCCGATGGCACCACGGCGTCAGTAgccggtgctgctgctgctgccgcggcCGTCGCCGCTGCCACGGGTGCCTCTCAGGCCCAAGCTGGTGGCTCGCAGGCCgaggagagggacagggagggGGACGACGCGGACTCCCCAGCGGCTGGCGTCGGCGGCGTGGCCCCAGATGGCCGCGGACGGGCCCGGGCCCCGATCAGCCTGGAGGAGACAGGCTCGCTGCCCTTCCTGCGGCTGGCGCACTTCTTCATGCTCAACGACGAGGATGAGGAGCAGCCGCGTGGGCTCACCAAGGAGCAGATCGACAACCTGTCCACTCGCAACTTCGGCGAGAGCGACGCGCTCAAGACGTGCAGCGTGTGCATCACCGAGTACGCACAGGGGCACAAGCTGCGCAAGCTGCCCTGCTCGCATGAGTACCATGTGCACTGCATCGACCGCTGGCTCTCGGAGAACTCCACCTGTCCCATCTGCCGGCGTGCGGTGCTCGCCACCACCAACCGCGAGAGTGTGGTCTGA
- the nexmifb gene encoding neurite extension and migration factor — protein sequence MEPTAAISVLGEDCLLPQSRSCLGCFIETKDGTIPSDSEPGVSLKMADACRGEYDACPIADIGMQCMSSGEVAGYGDQLLSDQLLSFPLPKPMPVDKKADDRTTDSDTDDPATKNLYDGLLLDKCNGEEVLLANTTQDWGYIESFISESKIELLDLCSKNDLSVNLFSEEDVDNYMFDDDDDDSTLSSDVCSLKIRYESFQDNMREKTNVLQEETQFNFFPSVLVNCPKKEDGPGRRGAKELPRRPGDEEEEEEEDLCLSDEGEGKAERCTSPGEGCSPDYSPKMDYFVDSSDSAEDSGDYSDDSSYTGSSVEAFPDGKPKRQLGRKGGGASNHPNYGLRAKRKVRYSDDYLYDVDSIESERSAAEKRDKQAPGQKEERDDDWCPKKRRKSSRKEPPVIIKYIIINRFKGEKHMSVKLFKIDPTVTTVSLDTEAMSKYEKLAPLKHFWQEQQREREEQLKLALRDKPNFHPNGRHRPFSSSPPKRKYKFANRFRIQRIQTVEQSPTRQGSSASVSEEGSGVKDGAVPVGIPLPLSAPGGTGSLDTGDITYTTTPKSRSQQQREEKRIGNKIVRIRKFKSEARLQSRKLQRAGVGEEGSGMSSAPLPPPPPPPPTQQRHAADSSTGVEEAESTSAQAPHRLVEGQVMDAGDTFTFTPSDLCTPTANDKPTPPATEAVGDGDVPVIPGGYLQTLLDGSDSSSSASIAYFPQQTSQQYPVLGLSVEEKQFSSLQLAQSCVLSPPSESELQQSPQNCPSFTQMWPSQLCHNQQFVPDIPETPILPDGFPKTLPVPVSAEDMTAVTGYSQVSLEGDRVLYEKNYLPEQPMAPADGDFQACQVPCVDGQLQFQRGTLNTDHGRLTSFDSMGSLSGASSNYSSMSMKSCEKEGTGGGASEEDASGETFLAHCSPKVVIQQSVEAITPLRESTDLLDISNFTPDKFRHTSLSELSPPETPNLSPQVKGREMKIAGGKALEYQDVGDDMSWNCNMMEQSDHVAAAAYTGDNHQFQMHIFNTNGATGGIVPDDKGTGVVDFEAQAGEVVGCGAVKGTKSKKRNGGKQAAGEGVKKVRAPKAAKAEKAKVPRQNSRSSKKLKAHLEEKAGKGKVGTSNQAAGDWPGVSWPDGNSHANVDDQREFEEPSNILSNIVSGMAEVQRFMMASIEPLWGPTSSVCAAPDANTLKLKTLKILAGTTPDPKKKGATGAGGKGRKAGGKGAKNQAKFNPFFPQLALGCNMFDKPNLCIPGINGPAHKKMYRHKTSAKFPRIENIKGKRADREPSKDIALMASFEKLR from the coding sequence ATGGAGCCCACAGCGGCCATCTCAGTCCTGGGGGAGGACTGCCTCCTTCCCCAGAGCCGCTCCTGTCTTGGCTGCTTTATCGAGACGAAGGACGGCACCATCCCCTCCGACTCCGAGCCCGGGGTCAGCCTCAAGATGGCCGACGCCTGCCGGGGCGAGTACGACGCCTGCCCCATTGCGGACATCGGCATGCAGTGCATGAGCAGCGGTGAAGTGGCCGGCTACGGGGACCAGCTGCTCTCCGACCAGCTGCTGAGCTTCCCTCTGCCCAAGCCCATGCCCGTAGACAAAAAGGCAGATGACAGAACGACAGACAGTGACACGGATGACCCAGCAACCAAAAACCTGTACGATGGTCTGCTCCTCGACAAGTGCAACGGGGAGGAGGTGCTTCTGGCCAACACGACCCAGGACTGGGGCTACATCGAGTCCTTCATCAGCGAGAGCAAGATCGAGCTGCTGGACCTATGCTCTAAGAACGATCTGTCCGTAAACCTCTTCTCCGAGGAGGACGTCGACAACTACATGTTTGACGATGACGATGACGACTCCACGCTGAGCAGCGACGTGTGTTCCCTGAAGATCCGCTACGAGTCCTTCCAGGACAACATGCGCGAGAAGACCAACGTGCTCCAGGAGGAGACCCAGTTCAACTTCTTCCCCAGCGTCCTCGTCAACTGCCCCAAAAAGGAGGACGGCCCTGGGCGGAGAGGGGCCAAGGAGCTCCCTCGAAGGCCTGgggacgaagaggaggaggaggaggaagacctCTGCCTGTCGGATGAGGGTGAGGGTAAAGCTGAGAGATGCACCAGCCCAGGAGAGGGCTGCTCTCCAGACTACAGCCCCAAGATGGATTACTTTGTGGACTCCAGCGACTCGGCGGAGGATTCGGGGGATTACAGCGATGACAGTTCCTACACCGGCTCCTCGGTGGAAGCGTTCCCGGACGGAAAGCCCAAGCGACAGCTTGGAAGGAAGGGCGGCGGGGCGTCCAACCACCCGAATTACGGGCTGAGGGCCAAGAGAAAAGTGCGATACAGCGACGACTACCTGTACGACGTGGACTCCATCGAGAGCGAGAGGAGTGCTGCCGAGAAGCGCGACAAGCAGGCTCCGGGCCAAAAGGAGGAACGAGATGACGACTGGTGCCCCAAGAAGCGACGGAAGTCGTCCCGCAAAGAGCCACCCGTCATAATCAAGTACATCATTATCAACAGGTTTAAGGGAGAGAAGCACATGTCTGTTAAGCTGTTCAAAATTGATCCAACAGTCACGACTGTGAGCTTAGACACAGAGGCAATGAGCAAATATGAAAAGCTGGCTCCTCTGAAGCATTTCTGGCAGGAGCAACAGCGGGAGCGAGAGGAGCAGCTTAAGCTGGCTCTGCGAGATAAACCCAATTTCCATCCAAACGGTCGCCACCGACCCTTTAGTTCCAGTCCCCCGAAGAGGAAATACAAGTTTGCAAACAGATTTAGGATTCAGAGGATTCAAACTGTGGAGCAATCTCCCACGAGGCAGGGTTCCTCAGCCTCTGTGAGCGAAGAGGGCAGCGGCGTGAAAGACGGTGCCGTGCCGGTAGGAATCCCATTACCGCTTTCGGCACCGGGCGGCACGGGCTCATTAGACACCGGCGACATCACGTACACCACCACGCCGAAGAGCAGATCTCAGCAGCAGCGGGAAGAGAAGAGGATTGGCAACAAAATTGTGCGCATCCGCAAATTCAAAAGCGAGGCCAGGCTGCAGAGCAGGAAACTGCAGCGGGCGGGggtaggggaggaggggagcggGATGAGCtcggctcctcttcctcctcctcctcctcctccaccgacACAGCAGCGGCACGCCGCAGACTCCTCCACAGGCGTTGAGGAAGCAGAGTCGACCTCTGCACAGGCCCCACACAGACTAGTGGAGGGCCAGGTCATGGATGCAGGTGACACGTTCACTTTCACGCCCTCCGACCTCTGCACCCCCACAGCCAATGACAAACCCACTCCCCCCGCCACCGAGGCAGTGGGCGATGGCGATGTGCCCGTCATCCCCGGAGGTTACCTCCAGACGCTCCTCGATGGCTCCGATTCCTCCAGCAGCGCCAGCATCGCCTACTTCCCCCAGCAGACGTCCCAGCAGTACCCGGTGCTGGGCCTGTCGGTGGAGGAGAAGCAGTTCTCCTCTCTGCAGCTGGCCCAGAGCTGTGTTCTTTCACCGCCCTCTGAGTCGGAGCTCCAGCAGTCGCCCCAGAACTGCCCCAGCTTCACCCAGATGTGGCCGTCCCAGCTGTGCCACAATCAGCAGTTCGTGCCGGACATCCCCGAGACCCCCATCCTACCCGACGGCTTCCCCAAGACCCTGCCGGTGCCCGTGTCCGCGGAAGACATGACCGCCGTGACCGGCTACAGCCAGGTGAGCCTGGAAGGCGACCGAGTGCTGTACGAGAAGAACTACCTGCCCGAGCAGCCGATGGCGCCCGCGGACGGTGACTTCCAGGCGTGCCAAGTGCCCTGTGTGGACGGGCAGCTGCAGTTCCAGCGGGGGACGCTCAACACTGACCACGGGCGGCTCACCAGCTTCGACTCTATGGGCTCTCTGTCCGGGGCCTCCAGCAACTACAGCTCCATGAGCATGAAGTCGTGCGAGAAGGAGGGGACCGGCGGTGGGGCCAGCGAGGAGGACGCGTCGGGCGAGACCTTCCTGGCCCACTGCAGCCCCAAGGTGGTCATCCAGCAGAGCGTGGAGGCCATCACGCCCTTGCGGGAGTCCACCGACCTACTGGACATCTCTAACTTCACCCCGGATAAGTTCCGCCACACGTCCCTGTCTGAGCTCTCCCCGCCCGAAACGCCCAACCTGTCCCCGCAAGTGAAGGGCAGAGAGATGAAGATCGCCGGTGGCAAAGCCCTCGAGTACCAGGATGTTGGCGACGACATGTCGTGGAACTGTAACATGATGGAGCAGTCGGACCACGTGGCAGCTGCCGCCTACACAGGCGACAACCATCAGTTTCAGATGCACATTTTTAACACCAACGGAGCTACCGGTGGCATCGTGCCGGACGACAAAGGCACGGGTGTGGTGGACTTCGAGGCACAAGCTGGTGAGGTGGTGGGCTGTGGGGCAGTGAAGGGCACAAAGTCGAAGAAGAGAAATGGGGGCAAGCAAGCAGCAGGAGAAGGGGTGAAGAAAGTCCGGGCCCCGAAAGCGGCCAAGGCGGAAAAGGCCAAAGTGCCGCGTCAGAACTCACGGTCGTCCAAAAAGCTCAAAGCCCACCTGGAGGAGAAGGCCGGGAAAGGGAAAGTGGGCACGTCAAATCAGGCGGCCGGGGACTGGCCCGGTGTGAGCTGGCCAGACGGAAACAGTCACGCCAACGTCGACGACCAGCGTGAGTTTGAGGAGCCGTCCAACATCCTGTCCAACATTGTGTCCGGCATGGCAGAGGTCCAGCGGTTCATGATGGCCTCCATCGAGCCGCTGTGGGGGCCCACATCCAGCGTGTGCGCCGCCCCAGACGCCAACACCCTCAAGCTGAAGACCCTCAAGATCCTGGCCGGCACGACCCCTGACCCTAAGAAGAAGGGAGCGACGGGGGCCGGGGGCAAGGGCCGAAAGGCCGGGGGCAAGGGGGCCAAAAACCAGGCCAAATTTAACCCTTTCTTCCCTCAGCTCGCTCTGGGCTGCAACATGTTCGATAAACCCAACCTCTGCATACCTGGTATCAACGGACCAGCGCACAAAAAGATGTACCGTCACAAAACCAGTGCAAAGTTCCCCCGCATCGAGAACATTAAGGGGAAGCGAGCCGATCGAGAACCCAGTAAGGACATAGCACTGATGGCCTCCTTTGAAAAGCTGAGGTAA